The following proteins are encoded in a genomic region of Dyadobacter sp. UC 10:
- the miaE gene encoding tRNA-(ms[2]io[6]A)-hydroxylase: MATSLTTLGLELPTDPRWTDIAQMQIGDILIDHAYCEQKAASSCISLIVHYPEKAKMVETLTPIVAEEWGHFQRVLKELKKRNIPLGRQRKDEYVGQLMQLVRNKGDHEKAFLDRLLICGLIEARSCERFKLLSESLEDESLQKFYRELMISEAGHYRTFIELAENYRPQAEVRQRWKELLRAEAEIMKSLTPRGDRIH, encoded by the coding sequence GTGGCAACTTCACTTACAACCCTTGGACTTGAACTGCCTACCGACCCGCGGTGGACCGACATTGCGCAAATGCAGATCGGTGACATACTGATCGATCACGCATATTGCGAACAAAAGGCCGCTTCGAGCTGTATTTCCCTGATCGTTCACTATCCGGAAAAGGCAAAAATGGTGGAGACTCTTACCCCGATCGTCGCTGAGGAGTGGGGCCATTTTCAAAGGGTTTTAAAAGAATTAAAGAAAAGAAACATCCCGCTCGGCAGGCAGCGAAAAGATGAATACGTAGGCCAGCTGATGCAGCTCGTCCGAAATAAAGGCGACCATGAAAAAGCATTCCTCGACCGTCTGCTGATTTGCGGGCTGATTGAGGCGAGAAGCTGTGAACGTTTCAAGCTACTCTCCGAATCGCTGGAAGATGAGTCGCTGCAAAAATTTTACCGCGAACTGATGATTTCGGAGGCGGGACATTACCGGACTTTCATTGAACTGGCCGAAAACTACCGGCCGCAGGCAGAGGTAAGGCAGCGCTGGAAGGAGTTACTGCGCGCTGAGGCCGAAATTATGAAGTCACTTACACCACGCGGCGACCGCATTCATTAA
- a CDS encoding PD-(D/E)XK nuclease family protein yields the protein MQSFLNLVAKRILNNHATLERVQIVVPTRRAAFFLMQELAIETPEPMMSPSIIAVDDFVESMCTLEISDPVHLLFDLYETFREIDPEVQFERFMGWAAVLLNDLDKIDQYLVKTDFLFDYLSEAHAIERWQANMPEGKSLQSEGGHKQYFSLFQNIKTLYQLFRARLENKGKAYRGMAYRQLAEDVPGLLLKRSDYEKIYFAGFNAFTESERVIVTALVKAEKAEVFWDSDRYYMSENTHVEAGKSLRDYRKSGSFGSWNWTSDDLLSTRKNITVYGVPNATLQTKIAGRIYELMKAETDAAQVPTAIVLADENLLMPMLYSLDEEVRDLNVTMGLSMRNSLLYTLIDSIFDLQQNVVEFKSKAGKTIRIPKFGHKSIDKVLNHPFIRHYEYVALQPLSDGQTIIQRTLYEITSGNQVFLDSEQLLKLGEDHPLFRVLFTHWQKNNPNQVIQTFYQLIELLRDVYKDYKNALETEYLYLFYTLLKQFEQTIDEKTELITLRTLRSFMFELIRQTRIPFSGEPVSNLQIMGMLETRALDFERIIILSMNEGTIPQSKRQHSLIPFDAAQAVGLPTHLHQEAVMSYHFYRLLQRASEIHLLYTSTNDAPGGGEKSRFIQQLEFELARYNPKISISHKQVVFGSQQQQELEESVRKDEALLLAIRGYLADKGIYPTHLNEFIRCPMQFYLKHIVGVKEKEEVEEELGMDKIGTWLHASLERTDLEFFLHDTDPTEEQIRAILREEFDRLFRGYVTDLGLNRIYYQIGEQQILVFLQHQMQLRPRRRILAAEQKVSTKIQLVLQGSYTPVRLGGKIDRIELDEEGRKLYVMDYKTGSVEVAGKQKLADPERREEVLKTDPDRKMGYVRQLWMYEYLMYKKMSDENGLRLRDTVYNYGDFAVKSGFYSFRDPKNQVSNPMELTDELAPADFIQKSENILTDILNVMLDPDIPFRKTDDLTVCTYCDFTGICGR from the coding sequence ATGCAATCCTTTCTGAATCTCGTTGCAAAGAGAATATTAAACAATCACGCTACGCTGGAAAGGGTTCAGATCGTCGTGCCGACGCGCAGGGCGGCATTCTTTTTAATGCAGGAGCTGGCAATCGAAACCCCGGAGCCGATGATGAGCCCTTCCATCATTGCGGTTGACGATTTCGTTGAGAGCATGTGTACGCTGGAAATTTCGGATCCGGTACATTTGCTTTTCGACCTCTATGAGACTTTCCGTGAAATCGATCCCGAAGTGCAGTTTGAGAGATTTATGGGCTGGGCGGCTGTCCTGCTTAACGATCTAGACAAAATTGATCAGTACCTGGTAAAAACGGATTTCCTGTTCGACTATTTATCTGAGGCGCATGCAATTGAAAGATGGCAGGCGAACATGCCGGAAGGAAAATCGCTCCAAAGTGAAGGCGGACATAAACAGTACTTTTCACTTTTTCAAAATATAAAAACCCTTTATCAACTCTTCCGCGCCAGGCTTGAAAACAAAGGGAAAGCCTATCGCGGCATGGCGTACCGGCAACTAGCGGAAGATGTGCCCGGACTGCTGCTGAAACGCTCCGATTATGAGAAGATATACTTTGCAGGATTTAATGCATTTACAGAGTCGGAGCGGGTAATCGTGACTGCGCTGGTAAAGGCTGAAAAAGCGGAGGTATTCTGGGACAGCGACCGGTATTATATGTCGGAAAACACACATGTAGAGGCAGGGAAAAGCCTGCGTGACTACCGGAAAAGCGGCTCTTTCGGTTCATGGAACTGGACAAGCGATGATTTGCTATCGACCCGGAAAAACATTACGGTTTACGGCGTACCCAATGCCACGCTTCAAACGAAGATTGCAGGGCGCATTTACGAGCTGATGAAAGCAGAAACCGACGCAGCGCAGGTTCCTACTGCAATTGTGCTGGCCGACGAAAATCTGCTGATGCCAATGCTCTATTCGCTCGATGAAGAAGTGCGCGATCTGAACGTTACCATGGGACTTTCCATGCGAAACTCGCTGCTGTACACGCTGATAGACAGCATTTTTGACTTACAGCAAAATGTGGTTGAATTTAAAAGCAAGGCTGGAAAAACGATCAGGATACCCAAGTTCGGCCATAAGTCAATCGATAAAGTCCTTAACCATCCCTTTATCCGGCATTACGAATATGTGGCTTTACAACCATTGTCCGACGGGCAGACGATCATTCAACGGACTTTATATGAAATAACCAGCGGCAACCAGGTTTTTCTTGATTCGGAGCAATTGCTGAAACTGGGAGAGGACCATCCGCTTTTCCGGGTTCTGTTCACGCATTGGCAGAAAAACAACCCGAACCAGGTAATTCAAACATTTTATCAGCTCATCGAGCTGCTGCGGGATGTTTATAAAGATTACAAAAACGCGCTGGAAACGGAGTATCTGTATCTTTTTTATACACTGCTGAAGCAATTCGAGCAGACCATTGATGAGAAAACGGAGCTGATCACGCTGCGGACTTTGCGCTCATTTATGTTCGAACTGATCCGCCAGACGCGTATTCCTTTCAGCGGGGAGCCTGTCAGCAATTTGCAGATCATGGGAATGCTCGAAACGCGGGCGCTGGACTTTGAGCGGATTATTATCCTGTCAATGAATGAAGGGACAATACCTCAGTCAAAGCGCCAGCATTCGCTGATTCCTTTCGATGCGGCCCAGGCAGTAGGCTTGCCTACACATTTACATCAGGAAGCGGTCATGTCCTACCATTTTTACCGTTTGCTCCAACGTGCCAGCGAAATCCATTTACTATATACCAGCACCAACGACGCGCCAGGCGGTGGTGAGAAAAGCCGGTTTATCCAGCAGCTGGAATTTGAGCTTGCCAGGTATAATCCGAAGATCAGCATTTCGCATAAACAGGTCGTCTTTGGCTCGCAGCAACAGCAGGAACTGGAAGAATCCGTCCGGAAAGATGAAGCTTTACTACTGGCAATCCGGGGTTACCTGGCCGACAAGGGCATTTATCCGACACATTTGAATGAGTTTATCCGCTGTCCGATGCAGTTTTACCTCAAACATATCGTAGGTGTAAAGGAAAAAGAGGAAGTGGAGGAAGAACTGGGCATGGATAAAATCGGCACCTGGCTGCACGCATCGCTGGAACGCACGGACCTAGAATTTTTCCTGCACGATACCGACCCTACTGAAGAACAAATCAGGGCGATACTCCGGGAAGAGTTCGACAGGCTGTTTAGAGGTTATGTTACCGATTTGGGATTAAACAGGATTTACTATCAGATCGGAGAACAGCAAATCCTTGTCTTTCTCCAACATCAAATGCAACTGAGGCCACGCAGAAGAATACTTGCGGCTGAGCAAAAAGTCAGCACCAAAATCCAGCTGGTTTTGCAGGGTTCATACACACCTGTTCGGCTTGGCGGGAAAATAGACCGGATTGAGCTTGATGAAGAAGGCCGCAAGTTGTACGTGATGGACTACAAAACAGGCAGCGTAGAAGTAGCCGGAAAACAAAAACTGGCCGATCCCGAGCGGCGCGAGGAGGTGCTGAAAACTGATCCCGACCGAAAAATGGGCTACGTGAGGCAGCTATGGATGTACGAATACCTGATGTACAAAAAGATGAGTGATGAAAATGGGCTGAGACTAAGGGATACTGTTTATAACTATGGGGACTTTGCTGTAAAATCAGGTTTCTATTCCTTCCGCGATCCGAAGAATCAGGTGTCAAATCCAATGGAACTGACCGACGAACTGGCTCCGGCAGATTTCATTCAAAAGTCGGAAAACATACTTACTGACATCCTGAATGTAATGCTTGACCCGGATATCCCCTTCCGTAAAACCGACGATCTGACTGTCTGTACTTACTGCGATTTCACAGGTATATGCGGCCGTTAA
- a CDS encoding OmpA family protein produces the protein MKNTLLAVAMLFVLGSCASKKKLLTAQKQANEIQIQLDKARADLNDCDSRTAGLNNDLKAKNDELTSKNAKMKELEDQIEFLKKNNNNLLDRMSDLSVISKEGSESIKKSLAMMDAQGTQIRDLNSSIQKKDSLNMALVLNLKRSLADVSDEDVQIEVKKGVVYVSLSDKMLFRSGSSVINSQAESVLSKVAKILNDYKEIEILIEGHTDNVPIATDKVADNWDLSVLRATAVARTLQKKYGVEPVRMIAGGRGEYLPKVANDSAPNRSLNRRTEIIITPKLDQFFNLYTPNAGK, from the coding sequence ATGAAAAATACGCTTTTAGCAGTTGCTATGCTCTTTGTACTTGGTTCGTGCGCAAGTAAAAAGAAGCTTCTTACAGCACAGAAGCAGGCTAATGAAATCCAGATTCAACTAGACAAAGCGAGAGCTGACCTGAATGATTGTGACAGCAGAACTGCTGGTTTAAATAATGATTTGAAGGCAAAAAATGACGAGTTGACCAGCAAAAATGCAAAAATGAAGGAGCTGGAAGATCAGATCGAATTCCTGAAAAAGAACAACAATAACCTGCTGGACCGTATGTCTGACCTTTCCGTGATCAGCAAAGAAGGTTCTGAAAGTATCAAGAAATCCCTTGCTATGATGGACGCGCAGGGTACCCAGATCAGGGACCTTAATTCAAGCATCCAGAAAAAAGACTCGCTGAATATGGCGCTGGTGCTTAACCTGAAACGTTCATTGGCGGATGTCAGCGACGAAGATGTTCAGATCGAAGTGAAAAAAGGCGTAGTGTACGTTTCACTTTCCGACAAAATGCTTTTCCGTTCAGGAAGCTCGGTAATCAACTCACAAGCTGAGAGCGTGTTGAGCAAAGTAGCTAAGATCCTGAATGACTACAAAGAAATCGAAATCCTGATCGAAGGTCACACGGATAATGTACCTATCGCTACTGACAAGGTAGCCGATAACTGGGATTTGAGCGTACTGCGTGCTACGGCTGTTGCACGTACTTTGCAGAAGAAATACGGAGTTGAGCCTGTGCGTATGATCGCTGGTGGCCGTGGCGAATATTTACCCAAAGTGGCAAATGATTCTGCTCCTAACCGCAGCCTGAACCGTCGTACAGAAATCATCATTACTCCTAAGTTGGATCAGTTCTTTAATCTTTATACTCCAAACGCGGGTAAATAG
- a CDS encoding putative porin has translation MRIVFYSTLWILIGFLITPRAAAQIRMPGGMQMPGGGGGGGGTGARGGGGGQGGTQILDDSTKNVYGPHTTLHYFENDILNNRDSVRYRVDTGLTNFHRWLPMDKAWGKLADLGNAVTATRNLFFQPREDIGAQLGLRAYDAYAIKQEEVKYVDTRSQHTELDFLSGGKKTSMGTFVYTQNVHSRFNFGIRGQRFTSNKQYGFANTINSEALLGQNWTLLLHTSFFSKNKKYLILAHYRHMNQKVREQGGIIPNVVDEVEEKYSYDGAAKISDDANSWERRHVFHLYQQYRLVSGFQLFQQADFQSTINRFTDLDLERGLERGAYPAFRFDSTKTRQDIYYKLFDNKVGIKGYYSGFNYRAYIRQRFYGMRSASQPGNDIGNIYTTYRTGLRFDNIIGAWAGYYLKDSANYLTAEADLNLAKNVEYRLKGELNTRWGKAGFQSIQTAPDLMVERYLSNHFEWRNNFDPTKVQTIYASLPLKTKKIEFVPEIQIHQINDFIYYDTAAVPQQLNAGFRLLRVGFNSGIHLKRWNFAAMSYLTLNDNTDVLRVPTVFASGEVTFDFVYAKVLFIQLGLSARYRSSYLADAYMPVTQQFHLQNTDRLDQNVVVDAFANVRIKRVRLFFKMAYLNQGGNFDLFPKGYFITPEYLGLARAFSFGINWPLFD, from the coding sequence ATGAGAATTGTTTTTTACTCCACCCTGTGGATCTTAATAGGTTTTTTAATCACACCCCGGGCTGCTGCCCAGATCAGGATGCCCGGAGGTATGCAAATGCCGGGCGGCGGAGGAGGAGGCGGCGGCACAGGTGCACGTGGCGGCGGAGGCGGCCAGGGTGGCACGCAGATTCTCGACGATAGTACTAAAAATGTCTATGGTCCGCACACTACCCTGCATTACTTTGAAAATGATATCCTCAACAACCGCGATTCGGTACGTTACCGCGTTGATACGGGCCTGACCAACTTTCACCGGTGGCTACCGATGGACAAAGCCTGGGGCAAACTGGCTGATCTGGGCAATGCAGTCACTGCAACCCGGAACCTGTTTTTTCAGCCCCGGGAAGACATCGGCGCGCAGCTTGGCTTGCGGGCCTACGATGCCTACGCGATCAAACAGGAGGAAGTAAAATATGTAGATACCCGCTCCCAGCATACCGAACTGGATTTTCTGTCGGGTGGAAAGAAAACTTCTATGGGTACGTTTGTTTACACACAAAATGTGCATTCCCGCTTCAATTTCGGCATCCGTGGCCAGCGGTTTACTTCCAACAAGCAATATGGTTTTGCGAATACGATTAACTCGGAAGCACTGCTTGGTCAGAACTGGACGCTCCTTTTGCACACCAGTTTTTTTTCCAAAAACAAAAAATACCTGATACTCGCCCACTACCGGCACATGAACCAGAAAGTGCGCGAGCAGGGCGGGATCATTCCTAATGTGGTCGATGAGGTTGAAGAAAAATATTCCTATGACGGCGCCGCCAAAATCAGCGATGATGCCAACTCCTGGGAGCGTCGCCACGTATTTCATTTGTACCAGCAATACCGCCTGGTAAGCGGGTTTCAGCTTTTCCAGCAGGCCGATTTTCAAAGTACGATCAACCGCTTCACAGACCTGGACCTCGAAAGGGGGCTGGAAAGAGGCGCTTATCCCGCTTTTCGTTTCGATTCGACCAAGACACGCCAGGACATCTATTACAAGCTGTTCGACAATAAGGTAGGTATCAAAGGGTATTACTCAGGATTCAATTATCGTGCATACATTCGGCAGCGGTTTTATGGAATGCGCAGCGCAAGTCAGCCGGGAAACGACATTGGCAATATTTACACAACGTATCGCACCGGCCTTCGCTTCGATAATATCATCGGCGCATGGGCTGGTTACTATCTCAAAGATTCGGCCAATTACCTGACCGCCGAAGCGGACCTGAACCTTGCCAAAAACGTCGAATACCGGCTTAAAGGTGAGCTGAATACAAGATGGGGCAAAGCCGGGTTTCAAAGCATTCAAACTGCGCCGGATTTGATGGTGGAACGGTATCTGAGCAATCATTTCGAGTGGCGCAATAATTTTGACCCGACGAAAGTCCAGACCATATATGCCTCGCTGCCACTCAAAACCAAGAAAATCGAGTTTGTACCCGAAATTCAGATCCACCAGATCAACGACTTTATTTATTACGATACAGCCGCAGTTCCGCAACAGCTCAACGCGGGTTTCAGGCTGCTGCGAGTCGGTTTCAATTCCGGCATTCACCTGAAAAGGTGGAATTTTGCGGCAATGAGCTATCTAACTTTGAACGACAATACAGACGTCCTGCGCGTCCCAACTGTATTTGCGAGCGGCGAGGTCACTTTTGACTTTGTATATGCCAAAGTGCTGTTCATTCAATTGGGTTTGTCGGCGCGATATCGTTCCTCCTATCTTGCTGACGCCTATATGCCTGTGACACAGCAATTTCATTTGCAAAACACCGACCGGCTTGACCAGAATGTGGTTGTCGATGCTTTTGCGAACGTCCGCATAAAAAGGGTTCGACTGTTTTTTAAAATGGCCTATCTGAACCAGGGAGGTAATTTTGATCTTTTCCCGAAAGGCTATTTTATTACTCCGGAATACCTTGGCCTGGCACGTGCCTTTTCATTTGGAATCAACTGGCCGTTGTTTGACTAA
- a CDS encoding outer membrane beta-barrel family protein, with product MKKILLLAFLCLTLTVARAQTSGRFTLKGSTVDTSGVPLPESTVMLLTPKDSTLVNFARTGKDGAFEFKNVKRANYLIKVTYVGYLPHQEVINPKDGDVTDLGKIKLAVMDSVLYEVVIKAFRAPLSIRGDTIEYDPKAFKVQPGASVEDLIRRLPGLQVDQDGTIKAQGETVKRVTVDGKRFFGDDTKAATKNLPAEAISKVQVFNEKTEQSRITGVDDGKHEKTLNLQLKDSHKKGGFGKATLAAGTDKRLEGKINYNRFNEKNQFSVIGLGNNTNQGGMSWDDYQDFKGSQSFNWGDDGDFGFGGGMRYISFGGDDEESLTIQAGRGAQNRGFNKNWAGGANYNFDTKKTKFNTSYYYNQTTQDLDATSRQTNFLTNSAFTKVDTNGRLNFNENHRGSLRFEKTIDSLNTLIILSNMRIGSGTADYFSHQEFFRGAQDTTQLSNTSDQRNFSDFNSFALGNTAIFRHKFKKKGRNFAASLAYNVNNSNGTIDQKSTNRFFRTSETEPDSILNINQTNNTKSLRNQIKGSLLFIEPFAKKFVMESFYNYSLKSDDVDRDVFDINESGRVRNNNLSRYYKNISTYNRLGTSVRYSHNGLNIAVGVGAQQIHLDGKFSVDQNDAVKTNIDRKFFNVVPNVSLNFDLKRNRYLYGGYNVSVSEPNIRDLQPIVDNSNPLYIRVGNPNLVPTVNHSMNLGYNYFNPGSFIQMFFGAYYNYYDNQVIYSQTVDENLVTTTMATNISGGKNFNLYGNYGFPIVKTKSNLNINASYNRGYNLTNINGELNETKNNGYNWGARLDFTPSDKFTIYTNANWNITDTRYSISSGQNQKIINTNYGAEMNFKLPKDIYFNSRFSYNSYVNDRFGFDQKMPILNVSVFKTMLKSKKGEIRLSAFDVFNRNRGISQSAYQNFVSQEQVRTLARYFMLSFTYNMRGVAHSVRRKGFGF from the coding sequence TTGAAAAAAATCCTACTCCTGGCCTTTTTGTGTCTCACTTTAACGGTTGCGCGCGCGCAAACCTCGGGACGATTTACGTTAAAAGGAAGCACGGTCGATACCTCGGGTGTCCCGCTTCCTGAGTCGACAGTGATGTTGCTTACACCGAAAGATTCTACGCTCGTCAACTTTGCGAGAACAGGTAAGGACGGTGCATTCGAATTTAAAAATGTTAAACGGGCCAACTACCTGATCAAGGTTACTTATGTAGGGTATCTGCCTCATCAGGAAGTGATTAATCCGAAAGATGGCGATGTGACCGATCTCGGTAAGATCAAGCTGGCCGTCATGGACTCGGTGTTGTACGAAGTCGTAATTAAGGCATTTCGCGCGCCGCTAAGTATCCGGGGCGATACCATTGAATACGATCCGAAAGCATTTAAAGTGCAGCCGGGCGCCTCGGTCGAAGACCTGATTCGTCGGCTTCCGGGCTTGCAGGTTGATCAGGATGGTACTATCAAAGCGCAGGGAGAAACTGTAAAACGTGTAACGGTAGACGGTAAGCGGTTTTTTGGTGATGATACCAAGGCTGCAACCAAAAATTTACCTGCCGAAGCGATTTCCAAAGTGCAGGTATTTAATGAAAAAACTGAGCAATCCAGAATTACTGGCGTTGATGATGGGAAACATGAAAAAACGCTGAACCTGCAATTAAAAGACAGCCATAAAAAAGGAGGTTTCGGGAAAGCTACACTTGCGGCAGGCACTGACAAGCGGCTTGAAGGAAAAATCAATTATAACCGGTTTAATGAGAAGAACCAGTTTTCGGTGATTGGTCTTGGAAATAACACCAACCAGGGTGGAATGTCGTGGGACGATTACCAGGATTTCAAAGGCAGCCAGTCGTTCAACTGGGGCGATGACGGTGATTTTGGCTTCGGCGGCGGGATGAGGTACATTTCGTTTGGCGGGGATGACGAGGAAAGCCTGACGATCCAGGCGGGGAGAGGGGCACAAAATCGCGGTTTCAATAAGAACTGGGCCGGTGGAGCAAACTATAATTTCGATACCAAGAAAACCAAATTCAATACCAGCTATTATTACAACCAAACGACGCAGGACCTGGATGCTACTTCAAGACAAACCAACTTCCTTACGAATTCTGCATTCACCAAAGTGGATACCAATGGTCGTTTGAATTTCAACGAAAATCACAGAGGTAGTTTGAGATTTGAAAAAACGATCGACTCTCTGAATACGCTGATCATTTTATCAAATATGCGTATCGGAAGCGGGACAGCGGACTATTTCAGTCACCAGGAGTTTTTCCGGGGGGCGCAGGACACGACGCAGCTGTCCAACACCAGCGACCAGCGTAATTTTTCCGATTTCAATTCTTTTGCATTGGGAAACACGGCGATCTTTAGGCACAAATTCAAGAAAAAAGGCAGGAATTTCGCCGCCAGTCTGGCATACAACGTGAACAACTCGAATGGAACGATCGACCAAAAGTCTACTAACCGGTTTTTCAGGACATCAGAAACGGAGCCCGACAGTATTCTGAATATCAACCAAACGAACAATACCAAAAGTTTGCGCAACCAGATCAAGGGAAGCCTGCTGTTTATAGAGCCTTTTGCAAAGAAGTTTGTGATGGAATCCTTTTATAATTACAGCTTGAAAAGCGACGATGTGGACCGGGATGTGTTCGATATTAATGAGAGCGGCCGGGTGAGAAACAACAACCTAAGCCGGTATTACAAGAATATTTCCACTTACAACCGTCTGGGTACTTCTGTCAGGTATTCACACAATGGACTCAATATTGCAGTCGGGGTAGGTGCCCAGCAGATTCACCTGGACGGTAAATTTTCGGTTGACCAGAACGACGCCGTGAAAACAAACATTGACCGCAAGTTCTTCAACGTTGTCCCGAACGTCTCCCTTAATTTCGACCTTAAACGAAACAGATATTTGTATGGAGGGTATAATGTATCGGTTTCGGAGCCCAACATCCGCGACCTGCAACCGATTGTTGATAATAGTAACCCGCTTTATATCCGGGTAGGTAATCCGAACCTCGTGCCAACAGTCAACCATTCTATGAACCTGGGATACAACTACTTCAACCCAGGCAGCTTTATTCAAATGTTCTTCGGCGCCTATTACAACTACTATGATAATCAGGTGATTTACAGCCAGACGGTTGATGAAAATCTGGTGACGACGACGATGGCGACAAATATTAGCGGAGGTAAGAATTTCAATTTGTACGGTAACTACGGTTTCCCGATCGTGAAGACCAAAAGCAATTTGAACATCAATGCATCTTACAACCGTGGATACAACCTGACCAACATCAATGGCGAGCTGAATGAAACGAAAAACAATGGCTACAACTGGGGCGCGAGGCTTGACTTTACCCCAAGTGACAAATTTACGATCTATACCAATGCAAACTGGAACATTACAGATACCAGGTATTCGATCAGTTCTGGACAGAACCAGAAGATCATTAATACCAATTACGGGGCTGAAATGAACTTCAAATTGCCAAAGGATATATACTTTAACAGCCGCTTTTCTTACAATTCTTATGTAAATGACCGCTTTGGTTTTGATCAAAAAATGCCGATCCTGAATGTATCTGTTTTCAAAACAATGCTGAAAAGTAAAAAAGGCGAGATCAGATTGTCAGCATTTGACGTTTTCAACAGAAACCGGGGTATTTCACAATCGGCTTACCAGAACTTTGTGTCGCAGGAGCAGGTACGTACGCTGGCGAGGTACTTTATGCTGAGCTTTACGTACAATATGCGCGGTGTGGCGCACTCGGTCCGCCGGAAAGGTTTTGGATTTTAG
- a CDS encoding GLPGLI family protein produces the protein MKKLLAIFLLISALPALAQSDGVAVTYERTFFWSKVYEKLTFLSEEEKSRMKNSWGVHDEGWKVKGQLFATASQSKYAELEQEADGGYRGRKSEYLVFRDFDKGRKLEAEEFAGKLLIIDDSLAAPKWKIMNKIKEISGYMCMMAVSEDTVKGQKITAWFANDLAYGAGPERYYGLPGLILEVEVNDGEMTLTAIKVEKKPLGEELALPKKMKGKKITTSEYEKMMATHFRDSIKSRRNPYWAVRY, from the coding sequence ATGAAAAAATTATTAGCCATTTTCCTCCTGATATCTGCCTTGCCAGCCCTGGCACAATCTGACGGAGTGGCGGTTACGTATGAGCGGACCTTCTTCTGGTCGAAAGTGTATGAAAAGCTGACATTCCTTTCAGAGGAAGAAAAGAGCCGGATGAAAAATTCTTGGGGTGTCCATGACGAGGGCTGGAAAGTAAAGGGACAACTTTTTGCAACCGCTTCACAAAGCAAATATGCGGAGCTGGAACAGGAGGCTGACGGAGGTTACAGGGGAAGGAAGAGCGAATACCTCGTTTTCAGGGATTTTGACAAAGGGCGGAAATTGGAAGCGGAGGAGTTTGCCGGTAAGTTACTGATCATCGACGATTCGCTCGCTGCACCCAAATGGAAGATCATGAATAAAATCAAAGAGATCAGCGGTTATATGTGTATGATGGCGGTTTCGGAAGATACGGTCAAAGGCCAAAAGATCACTGCCTGGTTTGCGAATGACCTTGCATACGGTGCCGGCCCCGAACGTTACTACGGACTACCTGGCCTGATCCTGGAAGTGGAGGTCAACGACGGCGAAATGACGCTGACGGCGATCAAAGTTGAGAAAAAGCCACTGGGAGAAGAGCTGGCCCTTCCGAAGAAAATGAAGGGTAAGAAGATTACTACCTCCGAGTATGAAAAAATGATGGCAACCCATTTTCGAGACAGTATCAAATCCCGGAGAAATCCATATTGGGCCGTCAGGTATTAG
- a CDS encoding threonine ammonia-lyase translates to MSGTVPTRETIEAAHKLVAPFIHRTPVMTSQFFNRLCGAELFFKCENFQKIGAFKARGGLNAILSLPADKLVNGVATHSSGNHAQAIAFAASRVGAKAYIVMPENSPLVKIRAVEEYGAEITFCVNTPEARQEAVDQIVAHTGATFIHPFNNYEVIAGQATAAKELIEDTKDTLDLIIAPVGGGGLISGTALSASYFSHGTRVYAAEPEGAADAILSFKSDKIEKAPYVKTIADGLLTYLGDKTFPIIKEYVTDVLLVSDEEIIAAMRFLWERMKIVVEPSGAVPLAAIIRNKEDFKGKKIGVILTGGNAHLGKLPF, encoded by the coding sequence ATGTCAGGCACTGTACCTACCCGGGAAACCATTGAAGCGGCGCATAAACTAGTCGCTCCGTTCATTCATCGCACGCCGGTGATGACATCGCAGTTTTTCAATCGGCTTTGTGGCGCGGAGTTGTTCTTCAAGTGTGAAAATTTTCAGAAGATCGGTGCTTTCAAAGCAAGGGGCGGATTGAACGCGATCCTTTCACTACCGGCTGATAAGCTGGTGAATGGGGTCGCTACGCACTCCTCCGGCAACCATGCGCAGGCAATTGCATTTGCAGCGTCGAGGGTAGGTGCGAAGGCTTACATTGTAATGCCCGAGAATTCGCCTCTCGTCAAGATCAGGGCCGTGGAAGAATACGGTGCCGAAATCACTTTTTGTGTAAATACACCGGAAGCAAGGCAGGAGGCGGTGGATCAGATTGTGGCTCACACGGGCGCTACATTTATCCATCCGTTCAACAATTACGAAGTGATTGCCGGGCAGGCCACTGCTGCCAAAGAGCTCATCGAGGATACAAAGGATACGCTCGACCTGATCATCGCACCGGTGGGGGGCGGGGGACTGATCAGTGGAACTGCTCTCTCAGCAAGCTATTTTTCACACGGTACCAGGGTGTACGCAGCAGAACCAGAGGGCGCAGCTGATGCCATACTGTCTTTCAAAAGTGATAAAATCGAAAAGGCGCCTTATGTTAAAACGATAGCCGATGGATTGCTGACTTACCTGGGAGACAAAACGTTCCCGATTATCAAGGAATATGTGACAGATGTATTGCTGGTGTCCGACGAGGAGATCATCGCTGCGATGCGGTTTTTGTGGGAACGGATGAAAATCGTTGTTGAACCTTCCGGAGCCGTGCCGCTGGCAGCTATAATCAGGAATAAAGAAGACTTTAAGGGAAAGAAAATCGGTGTTATACTGACCGGCGGTAATGCTCATTTGGGGAAACTGCCATTCTGA